One Solea senegalensis isolate Sse05_10M unplaced genomic scaffold, IFAPA_SoseM_1 scf7180000013451, whole genome shotgun sequence genomic window carries:
- the mb gene encoding myoglobin — protein MADFDKVLCCWPAVEADFPGVGNLVLTRLFEQYPATQAKFTKFATVPHSELPSNKLVSAHGATVLKKLGELLNARGSHGDIIAAMAETHANTHKVTIQNFKDITEIIVNIMAEKAGLNGEGQAALRRIMTNIISDMEANYKKIGVKG, from the exons ATGGCTGATTTTGACAAGGTTCTGTGTTGCTGGCCTGCAGTGGAGGCGGACTTCCCTGGTGTTGGGAACCTGGTTCTGACCCG TTTATTCGAACAGTACCCAGCCACCCAGGCTAAGTTCACCAAATTTGCCACCGTCCCTCATAGTGAGCTGCCCAGTAATAAGCTGGTTTCTGCCCACGGTGCAACTGTGCTAAAGAAACTTGGCGAACTGCTGAATGCCAGAGGCAGCCACGGTGATATCATCGCTGCTATGGCTGAAACCCATGCCAATACTCACAAGGTCACAATTCAAAACTTTAAG GACATCACAGAAATCATTGTCAATATCATGGCGGAGAAGGCCGGACTTAATGGAGAGGGACAGGCAGCACTGCGGAGGATTATGACCAACATTATCAGCGACATGGAGGCAAACTACAAAAAAATTGGCGTCAAGGGTTAA